A region of Dioscorea cayenensis subsp. rotundata cultivar TDr96_F1 chromosome 5, TDr96_F1_v2_PseudoChromosome.rev07_lg8_w22 25.fasta, whole genome shotgun sequence DNA encodes the following proteins:
- the LOC120259814 gene encoding TOM1-like protein 9 isoform X1, with amino-acid sequence MAGLVERATSDMLIGPDWAMNIEICDILNRDPGQAKDVVKGVKKRLGNKNSKVQLLTLTLLETLIKNCGDVVHMHVAEKDILHEMVKMVKKKHPDFHVKEKILMLIDTWQEAFGGPRARYPQYYAAYQELLRAGAVFPHRSESSAPIFTPPQTQPLSNYPQSVRSPDYQHEAPEASAGSDFPILSLTEIQNARGIMDVLAEMLNALDPGNREGLRQEVIVDLVEQCRSYKQRVVQLVNTTSDEDLLGQGLALNDDLQRVLAKHDAIAAGIAVRPEKPKTLQALVDDDNSAATNHVGHPPPDQRMSICRSPTSTSTNNQPPLQQLLLPAPPTSNGSAKPPARVDPNMDLLSGDDYNTPPAENPLALVPVNAPLTNLSASDQNVLALADMFAEASNAKTSNNPNSTFSSNPAFPEPQVFPAATPQLQQSQPGLYPNGGSQNSGTLHYQPAANGHGTQLNHNKPVWNGEVSQGFNPQQQTFGYGPDDQGGALPPPPWETQTTQSNDVDGLQPQPSPQFGVTQPQLVQGSQFGVMPPQPIQGTQFGGMPYQPMQGTPFGGMQPQPVQGSQFGGMYPSPMQNNQLGLYPSPMQNNQPVGLYSQPILGVQIPGMHQTPMQMQMQMQLTGYAYGQQPKTQFYDPRQSAYPYSNPNDVSQRMYGLSVQDNGQYMNMNSSYQMSASSSLYTQQSNKPAKPEDKLFGDLVNMAKSKQSKPPVNKVGSS; translated from the exons ATGGCAGGGTTGGTGGAGCGGGCGACGAGTGATATGCTGATCGGGCCGGACTGGGCGATGAACATCGAGATCTGTGATATACTTAATCGTGACCCCGG ACAAGCAAAGGATGTAGTAAAAGGTGTAAAAAAGCGTCTTGGGAACAAGAATTCGAAGGTCCAGCTACTTACACTAACA CTGCTGGAGACCTTGATAAAAAATTGTGGTGATGTTGTCCACATGCATGTTGCAGAGAAAGATATTCTCCATGAGATGGTGAAGATGGTTAAAAAGAAG CACCCTGATTTTCACGTGAAAGAAAAGATACTGATGTTAATAGATACTTGGCAAGAAGCATTTGGTGGTCCCCGTGCAAGATATCCACAATACTATGCAGCGTACCAGGAATTATTG cGGGCTGGGGCTGTATTTCCTCATAGATCTGAAAGCTCAGCACCTATATTTACTCCTCCTCAAACACAGCCTTTGTCAAACTATCCTCAATCAGTGAGAAGTCCTGATTATCAGCATGAAGCACCCGAGGCATCTGCTGGATCTGATTTTCCTATCTTAAG CCTTACAGAGATCCAGAATGCGCGTGGTATCATGGATGTTCTTGCGGAAATGCTAAATGCTTTAGATCCTGGAAATAGAGAG GGTTTGAGGCAGGAGGTAATTGTTGACCTAGTTGAACAGTGTCGATCTTACAAACAAAGGGTGGTACAACTTGTGAACACTACATC GGATGAGGATCTCCTTGGCCAAGGACTTGCTTTAAATGATGATTTGCAGCGGGTTCTTGCCAAGCATGATGCAATCGCTGCTGGTATTGCTGTGCGCCcagaaaaaccaaaaactttACAAGCACTTGTAGATGATGATAATTCTGCCGCAACTAATCATGTTGGTCATCCACCACCAGATCAAAG AATGTCCATTTGTAGGTCCCCTACAAGCACAAGCACAAATAACCAGCCACCTCTTCAGCAGTTGCTTCTACCGGCACCACCAACATCTAATGGATCTGCAAAACCTCCTGCAAGAGTTGATCCAAACATGGATCTTCTCAGTGGTGATGACTATAATACACCTCCTGCTGAGAATCCGCTAGCCCTTGTCCCTGTCAATGCACCACTTACCAACCTCTCGGCATCTGACCAGAATGTTTTAGCTTTGGCAGACATGTTTGCTGAAGCCAGTAATGCAAAGACTAGTAACAATCCTAACAGTACTTTTAGTTCTAACCCAGCATTCCCAGAACCACAGGTGTTTCCGGCTGCAACACCTCAGCTTCAGCAGTCCCAACCTGGTCTTTATCCTAATGGGGGCAGCCAAAACTCAGGAACACTTCACTATCAACCAGCAGCTAATGGCCATGGGACCCAGCTGAATCACAATAAACCTGTATGGAATGGTGAAGTTTCCCAAGGCTTCAATCCTCAGCAGCAAACATTTGGATATG GCCCAGATGATCAAGGCGGGGCCTTGCCTCCACCGCCATGGGAAACTCAAACAACTCAAAGCAATGATGTGGATGGCTTGCAGCCTCAGCCAAGCCCCCAATTTGGAGTTACGCAGCCTCAGCTTGTGCAGGGCTCCCAGTTTGGAGTTATGCCACCTCAGCCAATTCAGGGAACCCAATTTGGAGGCATGCCTTACCAACCAATGCAGGGCACCCCGTTTGGTGGTATGCAACCTCAGCCGGTTCAGGGCAGCCAGTTCGGAGGCATGTACCCTTCACCTATGCAGAACAATCAACTGGGCTTATATCCTTCACCTATGCAGAATAATCAGCCAGTGGGGTTATATTCTCAGCCAATTCTAGGTGTTCAGATTCCGGGAATGCATCAAACTCCAATGCAGATGCAGATGCAGATGCAGCTCACTGGATATGCGTACGGGCAACAACCCAAAACTCAGTTCTATGATCCAAGGCAATCTGCCTACCCTTACTCGAACCCCAATGACGTCTCTCAGAGAATGTATGGGCTTTCCGTACAAGATAACGGTCAATACATGAATATGAATTCCTCTTATCAGATGTCGGCTTCCTCTTCTCTTTACACACAGCAGTCCAACAAACCGGCGAAGCCAGAAGATAAGCTCTTCGGTGATCTTGTTAATATGGCCAAATCAAAGCAAAGCAAACCTCCTGTCAATAAAGTTGGGAGCTCATGA
- the LOC120260646 gene encoding D-amino-acid transaminase, chloroplastic, whose amino-acid sequence MAMFSSIFGGITTDPAAMVIPMDDHMVHRGHGVFDTAAIMDGHLYELDQHLDRLLRSASMAKIGLPFDRSTIRNILINTVSASKCTQGSLRYWLSVGPGDFQLSSSGCPKPALYAIVIEGRSLPDQKGVRVITSSIPMKSPEFAIMKNVNYLPNALSKVEAEENGAFVGIWLDNEGYVAEGPNMNVAFVTADKELMMPHFDKILSGCTAKRVLVLAEKLIGEGMIDGIRLGNVSVEQGKMADEMMLIGSGIIVKPVLQWDKHIIGDGKEGPVAKALFDLIVEDMQSGPASVRVPVPY is encoded by the exons ATGGCCATGTTCTCCAGCATCTTTGGAGGAATTACAACTGATCCTGCAGCAATGGTCATTCCCATGGATGATCATATGGTCCATAGAGGTCATGGCGTGTTCGATACAGCCGCAATAATGGACGG ACACCTGTATGAATTAGACCAACATTTAGACAGACTCTTAAGGTCTGCATCAATGGCAAAAATCGGTCTTCCTTTTGATCGTTCTACAATTAGGAACATCCTCATAAACACTGTATCTGCATCGAAATGTACTCAGGGTTCATTAAGATACTGGCTCTCGGTCGGACCAGGTGACTTTCAACTATCATCGTCTGGTTGTCCTAAGCCTGCTCTATATGCAATTGTCATTGAAGGCCGGTCTCTACCAGACCAAAAAGGTGTTAGAGTGATAACATCATCAATACCGATGAAATCTCCGGAATTTGCTATTATGAAGAATGTGAATTACTTGCCTAATGCTCTGTCCAAGGTGGAAGCTGAAGAGAATGGAGCATTTGTAGGCATTTGGTTAGATAATGAAGGCTATGTTGCTGAAGGTCCTAATATGAATGTTGCATTTGTAACAGCAGATAAAGAGTTAATGATGCCTCATTTCGATAAGATCTTAAGCGGTTGCACAGCGAAAAGAGTGTTGGTTCTCGCAGAAAAACTCATCGGCGAAGGCATGATTGATGGAATTAGACTTGGCAATGTGTCTGTAGAGCAAGGGAAAATGGCTGATGAAATGATGCTTATTGGGAGTGGAATCATTGTGAAGCCTGTTTTGCAGTGGGACAAACACATAATTGGTGATG GAAAAGAAGGTCCAGTGGCAAAAGCactatttgatttgattgtggAGGATATGCAATCTGGTCCAGCTTCAGTTAGAGTGCCTGTTCCTTAttga
- the LOC120259815 gene encoding proteinaceous RNase P 1, chloroplastic/mitochondrial-like has product MRWANQKGRKFVAGGFLNEKKVKKRKMGNRRKKDKDHHAQVELRLRLDMCSKMGDVMGSIALYDSAVRDGVKLGQYHYNVLLYLCSSAAVGVVHPAKSGSGTSANSSSSVCDFSEDESEDMSGNGLADEWYNEENEISHREKQGTAIQVSEDVRDYARTRGFEIYERMCLEEIPMNEAALTAVARMALSMGNGDMAFEVVKQMKSLGINPKLRSYGPALFVYCKNGDIEKAFEVEEHMLKSGVCPEEPELEALLRTSVVACRGDKVYYILHKLRTTVRQVSPSTASLIEQWFKSKNATRLGKRKWDRKLVEQAMENGGGGWHGLGWLGKGKWTVKHEQIDCDGICLGCGEKLLTIDLDPIETEDFARSVASIACKRERHSSFQKFQKWLDYYGPFEAVVDGANVGLFSQRQLSINKVNTVVNAIRQKLPSKKWPLIIIHNKRLTGGWMDEPANEKLLEKWKNADCIYATPTGSNDDWYWLYAAIKCKSLIVTNDEMRDHLFQLLGNDFFPKWKERHQVHFNYRNGRFEFRMPPPCSIVIQESEQGHWHIPVSPKQRMMGEISWLCVTRDMTTPKLSSQKGSQGSNEAGLSSDDHNQQCHRPAEHQLAKKNGKNSHRSKLRQLDSMTSRIETAEKLCGCVIDFQI; this is encoded by the exons ATGAGATGGGCAAATCAGAAAGGAAGAAAATTTGTGGCTGGTGGCTTTTTGAATGAGAAGAaagtgaagaagaggaagatggGTAACAGGAGGAAGAAAGATAAGGACCATCATGCTCAAGTTGAGCTGCGATTGAGGCTGGATATGTGCTCGAAAATGGGGGATGTTATGGGATCTATAGCTTTGTATGACTCCGCAGTGAGGGATGGTGTCAAGTTGGGGCAGTATCATTATAATGTGCTTCTCTACTTGTGCTCTTCTGCAGCGGTTGGGGTTGTTCATCCAGCAAAAAGTGGTAGTGGAACCAGTGctaatagtagtagtagtgtGTGTGACTTCAGTGAAGACGAATCAGAAGACATGAGTGGAAATGGACTAGCAGACGAATGGTACAATGAAGAGAATGAAATTAGTCACAGGGAGAAGCAGGGCACTGCAATCCAGGTTAGTGAAGACGTCAGGGATTATGCCCGAACAAGAGGGTTTGAGATATATGAAAGAATGTGCTTGGAGGAAATTCCAATGAATGAGGCAGCTTTAACAGCTGTTGCACGAATGGCACTGTCCATGGGCAATGGAGATATGGCTTTTGAGGTTGTCAAACAGATGAAGAGTTTGGGCATAAACCCAAAGTTGCGGTCATATGGTCCTGCTTTGTTTGTATACTGCAAAAATGGCGACATTGAGAAAGCTTTCGAAGTAGAAGAACACATGTTGAAGTCTGGGGTCTGCCCAGAAGAGCCTGAATTGGAGGCGCTTCTAAGAACTAGTGTTGTAGCATGTCGAGGGGATAAGGTTTACTATATACTGCATAAGCTTAGGACTACTGTGAGGCAGGTGTCTCCGTCCACAGCTAGTTTAATTGAGCAATGGTTTAAGAGTAAGAATGCTACTAGATTGGGAAAGAGGAAATGGGATAGGAAGTTAGTCGAGCAGGCTATGGAGAACGGCGGAGGGGggtggcatggtttaggatggTTGGGGAAGGGAAAATGGACCGTTAAACATGAGCAAATTGATTGTGATGGTATCTGCTTGGGCTGTGGTGAGAAATTGCTGACCATAGACCTTGATCCGATTGAGACAGAAGACTTTGCTAGATCTGTAGCTTCAATAGCTTGCAAGAGGGAAAGACACTCGAGCTTTCAGAAATTTCAA AAATGGTTGGACTATTATGGCCCTTTTGAAGCTGTTGTTGATGGCGCAAATGTGGGACTTTTCAGCCAGAGGCAACTTTCAATAAACAAG gtCAACACTGTTGTTAATGCCATACGGCAAAAACTGCCATCAAAGAAATGGCCGCTTATCATAATCCATAACAAGCGTCTTACTGGGGGCTGGATGGATGAACCTGCAAATGAAAAGCTTCTAGAGAAATGGAAAAACGCCGATTGTATTTATGCAACTCCTACGGGGTCTAATGATGATTG GTATTGGTTGTATGCAgcaataaaatgtaaaagcTTGATCGTTACCAATGATGAGATGAGAGACCATTTATTCCAGCTTTTGGGAAATGATTTCTTTCCCAAATGGAAAGAAAGGCATCAG GTACATTTCAATTACCGTAATGGAAGATTTGAGTTCCGCATGCCTCCTCCTTGTTCGATTGTTATCCAG GAGTCTGAGCAAGGCCACTGGCATATCCCTGTTTCACCAAAACAAAGAATGATGGGAGAGATATCCTGGTTATGTGTGACAAGGGACATGACAACACCAAAATTATCTTCACAGAAAG GTTCACAGGGCAGCAATGAAGCTGGACTTTCATCTGATGACCATAACCAACAATGTCATCGGCCTGCTGAACACCAACTTGCGAAGAAGAATGGCAAAAATTCGCATCGTAGCAAACTCAGACAACTTGATTCAATGACCAGTAGAATTGAGACTGCCGAGAAGCTTTGTGGATGTGTCATTGATTTCCAGATCTGA
- the LOC120259814 gene encoding TOM1-like protein 9 isoform X2, whose amino-acid sequence MAGLVERATSDMLIGPDWAMNIEICDILNRDPGQAKDVVKGVKKRLGNKNSKVQLLTLTLLETLIKNCGDVVHMHVAEKDILHEMVKMVKKKHPDFHVKEKILMLIDTWQEAFGGPRARYPQYYAAYQELLRAGAVFPHRSESSAPIFTPPQTQPLSNYPQSVRSPDYQHEAPEASAGSDFPILSLTEIQNARGIMDVLAEMLNALDPGNREGLRQEVIVDLVEQCRSYKQRVVQLVNTTSDEDLLGQGLALNDDLQRVLAKHDAIAAGIAVRPEKPKTLQALVDDDNSAATNHVGHPPPDQRSPTSTSTNNQPPLQQLLLPAPPTSNGSAKPPARVDPNMDLLSGDDYNTPPAENPLALVPVNAPLTNLSASDQNVLALADMFAEASNAKTSNNPNSTFSSNPAFPEPQVFPAATPQLQQSQPGLYPNGGSQNSGTLHYQPAANGHGTQLNHNKPVWNGEVSQGFNPQQQTFGYGPDDQGGALPPPPWETQTTQSNDVDGLQPQPSPQFGVTQPQLVQGSQFGVMPPQPIQGTQFGGMPYQPMQGTPFGGMQPQPVQGSQFGGMYPSPMQNNQLGLYPSPMQNNQPVGLYSQPILGVQIPGMHQTPMQMQMQMQLTGYAYGQQPKTQFYDPRQSAYPYSNPNDVSQRMYGLSVQDNGQYMNMNSSYQMSASSSLYTQQSNKPAKPEDKLFGDLVNMAKSKQSKPPVNKVGSS is encoded by the exons ATGGCAGGGTTGGTGGAGCGGGCGACGAGTGATATGCTGATCGGGCCGGACTGGGCGATGAACATCGAGATCTGTGATATACTTAATCGTGACCCCGG ACAAGCAAAGGATGTAGTAAAAGGTGTAAAAAAGCGTCTTGGGAACAAGAATTCGAAGGTCCAGCTACTTACACTAACA CTGCTGGAGACCTTGATAAAAAATTGTGGTGATGTTGTCCACATGCATGTTGCAGAGAAAGATATTCTCCATGAGATGGTGAAGATGGTTAAAAAGAAG CACCCTGATTTTCACGTGAAAGAAAAGATACTGATGTTAATAGATACTTGGCAAGAAGCATTTGGTGGTCCCCGTGCAAGATATCCACAATACTATGCAGCGTACCAGGAATTATTG cGGGCTGGGGCTGTATTTCCTCATAGATCTGAAAGCTCAGCACCTATATTTACTCCTCCTCAAACACAGCCTTTGTCAAACTATCCTCAATCAGTGAGAAGTCCTGATTATCAGCATGAAGCACCCGAGGCATCTGCTGGATCTGATTTTCCTATCTTAAG CCTTACAGAGATCCAGAATGCGCGTGGTATCATGGATGTTCTTGCGGAAATGCTAAATGCTTTAGATCCTGGAAATAGAGAG GGTTTGAGGCAGGAGGTAATTGTTGACCTAGTTGAACAGTGTCGATCTTACAAACAAAGGGTGGTACAACTTGTGAACACTACATC GGATGAGGATCTCCTTGGCCAAGGACTTGCTTTAAATGATGATTTGCAGCGGGTTCTTGCCAAGCATGATGCAATCGCTGCTGGTATTGCTGTGCGCCcagaaaaaccaaaaactttACAAGCACTTGTAGATGATGATAATTCTGCCGCAACTAATCATGTTGGTCATCCACCACCAGATCAAAG GTCCCCTACAAGCACAAGCACAAATAACCAGCCACCTCTTCAGCAGTTGCTTCTACCGGCACCACCAACATCTAATGGATCTGCAAAACCTCCTGCAAGAGTTGATCCAAACATGGATCTTCTCAGTGGTGATGACTATAATACACCTCCTGCTGAGAATCCGCTAGCCCTTGTCCCTGTCAATGCACCACTTACCAACCTCTCGGCATCTGACCAGAATGTTTTAGCTTTGGCAGACATGTTTGCTGAAGCCAGTAATGCAAAGACTAGTAACAATCCTAACAGTACTTTTAGTTCTAACCCAGCATTCCCAGAACCACAGGTGTTTCCGGCTGCAACACCTCAGCTTCAGCAGTCCCAACCTGGTCTTTATCCTAATGGGGGCAGCCAAAACTCAGGAACACTTCACTATCAACCAGCAGCTAATGGCCATGGGACCCAGCTGAATCACAATAAACCTGTATGGAATGGTGAAGTTTCCCAAGGCTTCAATCCTCAGCAGCAAACATTTGGATATG GCCCAGATGATCAAGGCGGGGCCTTGCCTCCACCGCCATGGGAAACTCAAACAACTCAAAGCAATGATGTGGATGGCTTGCAGCCTCAGCCAAGCCCCCAATTTGGAGTTACGCAGCCTCAGCTTGTGCAGGGCTCCCAGTTTGGAGTTATGCCACCTCAGCCAATTCAGGGAACCCAATTTGGAGGCATGCCTTACCAACCAATGCAGGGCACCCCGTTTGGTGGTATGCAACCTCAGCCGGTTCAGGGCAGCCAGTTCGGAGGCATGTACCCTTCACCTATGCAGAACAATCAACTGGGCTTATATCCTTCACCTATGCAGAATAATCAGCCAGTGGGGTTATATTCTCAGCCAATTCTAGGTGTTCAGATTCCGGGAATGCATCAAACTCCAATGCAGATGCAGATGCAGATGCAGCTCACTGGATATGCGTACGGGCAACAACCCAAAACTCAGTTCTATGATCCAAGGCAATCTGCCTACCCTTACTCGAACCCCAATGACGTCTCTCAGAGAATGTATGGGCTTTCCGTACAAGATAACGGTCAATACATGAATATGAATTCCTCTTATCAGATGTCGGCTTCCTCTTCTCTTTACACACAGCAGTCCAACAAACCGGCGAAGCCAGAAGATAAGCTCTTCGGTGATCTTGTTAATATGGCCAAATCAAAGCAAAGCAAACCTCCTGTCAATAAAGTTGGGAGCTCATGA